From Brassica oleracea var. oleracea cultivar TO1000 chromosome C3, BOL, whole genome shotgun sequence, a single genomic window includes:
- the LOC106335584 gene encoding non-specific lipid transfer protein GPI-anchored 1-like encodes MKGLYFHLFLVTMTVVASISAATPAAPAGGGSLLDECSKDIQTVSLCLDFASGKAPNPSKKCCDAIEDIKEKDPKCLCFVIQQAKSGGQTLKDLGVQEAKLIQLPTSCQLHNASISNCPKLLGISPSSPDAAIFTSNATTTTTPVAPGGTSPATPATSSEKGGSASIKDGHAVMLLAVALMSISFLSTLPWMGLA; translated from the exons ATGAAGGGTCTCTATTTTCACCTCTTCCTAGTAACCATGACGGTCGTTGCCTCCATCTCCGCTGCTACACCGGCGGCTCCAGCGGGAGGAGGATCTTTGTTAGACGAATGTAGCAAAGATATTCAGACGGTGAGTTTGTGTTTGGATTTCGCGTCCGGGAAGGCACCAAATCCGTCTAAGAAGTGCTGTGACGCTATCGAAGATATAAAAGAGAAAGATCCAAAGTGTTTGTGTTTCGTGATACAACAAGCCAAGTCAGGAGGACAAACTTTGAAGGATCTTGGTGTTCAAGAAGCTAAACTAATTCAACTTCCGACTTCTTGTCAGCTCCACAACGCTAGCATCTCCAACTGTCCAA AACTTCTCGGGATTTCGCCAAGCTCGCCAGACGCAGCCATATTCACAAGCAATGCCACCACAACAACAACACCGGTGGCACCGGGAGGAACGTCTCCGGCAACTCCAGCGACGTCTAGCGAGAAAGGAGGATCAGCTTCCATAAAAGATGGTCACGCCGTCATGCTTTTAGCCGTCGCTTTAATGAGCATCTCCTTCCTCTCGACCTTGCCTTGGATGGGTTTGGCCTAG